The nucleotide sequence CGACTATGCGCCTGTTGTCGCGTCTTGATGACGAACGATCCCGGCGCGGCGCTGTCCCTGCTTTGCTTGGGCACCGGTCTTGGGCTTCCTGCCCAAGCCGTTCACTGCTTCGCAGCTCACCCGGCGCGATCTGGTATGTCATTTTCCGGCAATCGCCTGAATCGTTAAGGAGGGTATCGTCCTGTGAGTGACCTGAGTCCCGAGGAACAGAAACAGATCCTGGAGAGTGCTCCCAAGGGCACGCTTGCCATCATACTGGGCTACGGCCTGATCATGGGGCTCGCCTGGCTGGCGCTTTATTTTGGCCGCTTTCTGGCGCACGGCCCGGTGAACTGAGGGGGGTCCCATGCATATCGATCCGCTTGAACGTACCTGGGTCGTGGTGGTGGGGTTGCTCACCGCCATGATGCTGGGGGTAATCTTTTACACCGCCTGGTCAGGCGACATCCATCCTCCCAGCAACGTGGAGGTCATCGACTCCACCCGCCTGCATCTGACCGAGGAGTTTGCGGAGGACAACCTGGGCGCCAGGACCCAGCCGGACGGGTCGGTCAGGGTCGCGATGGTCGCCACGCGATACGGATTCTATCCGCAGCACATCGAGGTGCCCGTGGACACTCCCATCACCTTCCGCTTCGCCACACCGGATTCGTTGCACGGGTTGCACATTCCCGGTACGAACGTGGATACCATGGTAATCCCGGGTTTCGTCTCGGAGGTCAATACGGTGCTCCAGAACACTGGCACCTTCCCCATGTACTGCAACGAGTATTGCGGGCTGGGGCATCACGACATGTGGAGCCGGGTCACCATCACGCCCAAACAGGGCTGAATAAGGCGATTTCTGTCAAATGACATACCATCCTGCTTGTCTTTGTCGTCCGTCCTCTGTGTTGCGACAACAGTGACATAGTTCGGACTATGTGCCTGTTGTCGCGCCTTGATGACAAACGATCCCGGCGCGGCGCTGTCCCTGCTTTGCTTGGGCACCGGTCTTGGGCTTCCTGCCCAAGCCGTTCACTGCTTCGCAGCTCACCCGGCGCGATCTGGTATGCCATTTTCCGGCAATCGCCTAAAACAACACGTCTGGAGTGAGTCGAATGACTGAGAGGGAGAAACCGAACGGCCTGGCCCTGAGTCACATGTGGGTGGCCATGATCACGTTTCTGGTCGCAGCCTTTCTTGGCCTGTACCAGGTGCTCGAGCGTGCCGAATACATCCCGGCGTGGGCGGAAGGATACTACACCTCAGTCACTGCGCACGGCGTGATCATGGCCTACGTGCTGACCACCTTTTTTATCGTGGGATTCGGTTACTACTGTGCCTCGAGCAGCCTGAAACGACCGATCTGGAGTCCGGGACTCGCCTGGGGTGGGTTTCTGATGATGCTGGTCGGTGTGCTGCTCGTGGTCTATGCCATCGTCACCGGCCAGGGAACGGTACTCTATACGTTCTACCCGCCGCTGACCGCGCACTGGACCTTCTACGTGGGCGCGGCCCTGCTGGTCGTGGGCTCGATCGCCTGGATCATCATCATGATCGTGATGCCGATCCGGTGGAAACGGGAAAACCCAGGCCAACCCCTCCCCCTGATCATGTTCACCACCACGGCCAACGCACTGCTGTGGGGCTGGACCCTGGTCGGTGTGGCCCTGGAGGTCGTGTTCCAACTGATCCCCCTGTCTGTTGGCTGGATCGATTCCGTCGATGTGGGCCTGGCCAAAACGCTGTTCGCCTGGACCCTGCACCCCATCGTTTACTTCTGGCTGATCCCGGCATACCAGGCCTTCTACATGCTGGTGCCCCGGGTAGCCGGCGGCCGGCTGTTCAGTGACGAGATGGCACGTGTGGCCTTCATCATGCTGCTGGTGTTCAGCCTGCCGATCGGGATGCACCACCTCTATGTCGATCCATTCCAGGCGGCGGGATGGAAACTGTTCCATGCCTTCGGCACCTTCATGGTGGCGGTGCCGACACTGATCACCGGATTTACCGTCCTGGCGGGCCTGGAGCTTGCCGGGCGACTGCGTGGCGGCAAGGGCCTGTTCGGCTGGATTCGCACCCTGCCCTGGGACGAACCCATGCTGGTAGCGACCGCGCTGGCGCTGCTGATGCTGACCGCCGGCGGTTTCGGTGGGATGATCAATGCCAGCTACGGCATGAATACCATGGTGCACAATACCATGTGGGTACCGGCCCATTTTCACCTCATCTTTGCCGGCACGACGATCATCATGTACTTCGCCATCGCCTATCACCTGTGGCCGAAGATGACTGGAAGGGAACTCTTCTCGAAGTCCCTGGCGGTCAAGCAACTGTGGGTCTGGTTCATCGGCATGCTGATCCTGACGATCCCGTGGCACTACGTGGGTCTGCTCGGCATGCCGCGGCGTACCGCGTTGATGCCGTACGATCCGGTCTACGTCGATCCCTGGAAATCGACGCTGTTTGCCATGGCCATTGGCGGCGTCGTGCTGGCAGTCTCGGCCGTGATGCTGATTTACAATCTTGTCATGACCCAGGTGAATCGGGCGCGGGAGGCGGATCGTGAACTGAAATTCGCCGAGCCGATCCACCCCGTCCTCAGTCTGCCCGCACCCCTGAACGGGTTCACGCTGTGGAACTCGATCATCCTGATCTACATGA is from Gammaproteobacteria bacterium and encodes:
- a CDS encoding cytochrome C oxidase subunit II, producing the protein MHIDPLERTWVVVVGLLTAMMLGVIFYTAWSGDIHPPSNVEVIDSTRLHLTEEFAEDNLGARTQPDGSVRVAMVATRYGFYPQHIEVPVDTPITFRFATPDSLHGLHIPGTNVDTMVIPGFVSEVNTVLQNTGTFPMYCNEYCGLGHHDMWSRVTITPKQG
- a CDS encoding cbb3-type cytochrome c oxidase subunit I; the encoded protein is MTEREKPNGLALSHMWVAMITFLVAAFLGLYQVLERAEYIPAWAEGYYTSVTAHGVIMAYVLTTFFIVGFGYYCASSSLKRPIWSPGLAWGGFLMMLVGVLLVVYAIVTGQGTVLYTFYPPLTAHWTFYVGAALLVVGSIAWIIIMIVMPIRWKRENPGQPLPLIMFTTTANALLWGWTLVGVALEVVFQLIPLSVGWIDSVDVGLAKTLFAWTLHPIVYFWLIPAYQAFYMLVPRVAGGRLFSDEMARVAFIMLLVFSLPIGMHHLYVDPFQAAGWKLFHAFGTFMVAVPTLITGFTVLAGLELAGRLRGGKGLFGWIRTLPWDEPMLVATALALLMLTAGGFGGMINASYGMNTMVHNTMWVPAHFHLIFAGTTIIMYFAIAYHLWPKMTGRELFSKSLAVKQLWVWFIGMLILTIPWHYVGLLGMPRRTALMPYDPVYVDPWKSTLFAMAIGGVVLAVSAVMLIYNLVMTQVNRAREADRELKFAEPIHPVLSLPAPLNGFTLWNSIILIYMIAGWGYPIAQFFVMNTQNALPWGW